One region of Leptidea sinapis chromosome 10, ilLepSina1.1, whole genome shotgun sequence genomic DNA includes:
- the LOC126966504 gene encoding cytochrome P450 306a1, with product MDYIFLFLVTFVLGFWIFKKMKDWKDLPPGPWGLPIIGYLPFIDKVHPHLTLTNLTREYGPVYAISMGSVYTVVLSDQKLVREAFSKDNFSGRAPLYLTHGIMHGNGIICAEGSLWKDQRKLITMWLKSFGMSKHSVSRDKLEKRIASGVNELVQNVEDASGSPIDLSKWIMDSLGNVVNDIIFGYKFPPDSKTWLWLREIQEEGCNEMGVAGAVNFLPFLRFISPSIQKTMQVLLRGQVQTHRLYASIIARRRKMLGIESPAGAVFEKHRGLLDEHPEGFIKCVKYSKYATNTEEHYFDPNTLIPFEDECILDNFVKEQKRRYDNNEEAAKYMTDEQLLFVLTDMFGAGIDTTAVTLSWYFIYIALYPEEQDRVRKEILSVYPEECEVDSTKLPYLMATICETQRIRSIVPVGIPHGCMQDTYLGNYRIPKGTMVVPLQWAIHMDPNVWENPNEFKPIRFIDEQGNLIKPQEFIPFQTGKRMCPGDELSRMITAGFVVRFLRAFKVSLASEKPTDFEMLGTVGVTLAPPHALFRCETI from the exons ATggattatatatttcttttcctAGTTACATTTGTCTTAGGATTctggatatttaaaaaaatgaaagatTGGAAAGATTTACCACCAGGACCTTGGGGACTCCCGATTATTGGGTATTTACCGTTTATCGACAAAGTTCATCCGCACCTTACTTTGACAAACTTGACACGAGAATATGGACCTGTTTATGCTATTTCTATGGGCAGTGTTTATACTGTTGTTCTTTCGGATCAGAAGTTAGTTCGAGAGGCTTTTTCAAAAGACAACTTCTCAGGACGAGCTCCGTTATATCTGACGCATGGAATCATGCACGGAAATG gTATAATTTGCGCTGAGGGTAGTCTGTGGAAGGATCAACGCAAACTCATTACAATGTGGCTAAAAAGTTTCGGAATGAGCAAACACAGCGTGTCCCGCGATAAATTAGAAAAACGCATCGCATCGGGTGTTAATGAATTAGTTCAA AACGTTGAAGATGCATCTGGATCGCCGATCGATTTGTCTAAATGGATTATGGACTCGCTGGGGAACGTGGTGAACGATATTATCTTTGGATATAAGTTTCCTCCTGATAGCAAGACATGGCTCTGGCTTAGAGAGATCCAAGAGGAAGGCTGTAATGAAATGGGTGTGGCAGGAGCTGTTAATTTTCTTCCATTCCTGCG ATTTATCTCCCCATCTATTCAAAAAACAATGCAAGTATTACTGCGTGGCCAAGTACAAACACATAGACTTTATGCCAGTATCATTGCAAGGCGAAGGAAAATGCTTGGTATTGAGTCGCCAGCAGGGGCTGTCTTTGAAAAACATCGCGGCCTCCTAGATGAGCATCCAGAGGGCTTCATTAAATGTGTCAAATATAGCAAATACGCAACAAACACAGAAGAGCATTACTTCGATCCTAACACACTTATACCTTTTGAAGATGAATGTATACTTGACAACTTTGTCAAAGAGCAGAAACGAAGGTATGATAATAATGAAGAGGCAGCCAAATACATGACGGATGAACAACTACTGTTTGTTCTAACTGATATGTTCGGAGCTGGAATAGACACAACGGCTGTAACTCTTTCATGGTATTTCATTTACATCGCTTTGTATCCTGAAGAGcag gACCGGGTCCGAAAAGAAATCCTTTCTGTGTATCCTGAAGAATGTGAGGTAGACAGCACAAAACTTCCATATTTAATGGCAACTATATGTGAAACTCAAAGGATTAGATCAATAGTCCCTGTTGGAATACCTCACGGCTGTATGCaa GACACATATTTGGGTAACTACCGCATACCAAAAGGTACTATGGTTGTGCCTCTACAATGGGCAATACACATGGACCCTAATGTTTGGGAGAATCCAAATGAATTTAAGCCAATTCGATTTATTGATGAACAAGGAAACTTAATAAAACCACAGGAGTTCATACCTTTTCAAACAG GGAAGCGAATGTGCCCTGGCGATGAGCTATCAAGAATGATAACTGCTGGATTTGTGGTTCGTTTTCTACGTGCTTTTAAAGTTAGCTTGGCTTCCGAAAAACCAACAGATTTTGAAATGTTGGGGACCGTTGGTGTAACCTTGGCACCACCCCATGCTTTGTTccgttgtgaaacaatttaa
- the LOC126966503 gene encoding cytochrome P450 18a1 — protein MMTILSNSKLLWGLWQVVTYCSSRTTLPLMLTVCVAYLVMRLMNSVREYRKLPPGPWGLPVVGYLPFVGVRHETFLELARSYGALFSTRLGNQLTVVLSDYKIIREAFRREEFTGRPSTPLMNTLDGLGIINSEGRLWKNQRRFLHEKLREFGMTYMGNGKKIMEGRIKTEIDEFMANIFLADGAPIDANPLLALGVSNVICGITMSLRFSTGDVRFERLNHLIEEGMRLFGEIHYGEYVPLYNYLPGKAQVQEKVAKNREEMFSFYQTLINEHRSTLDIENARDLIDVYLIEIEKAKIEGRDRELFEGRDHELQLKQILGDLFSAGMETIKSSLLWMIVFMLRNPDVKRRVQEEIDNVVGRERLPTIEDMPSLPYTETTILETLRMSSIVPLATAHSPTKDVNLNGYRIPAGSQVVPLINCVHMDPKLWHEPKTFNPSRFIDENGKIRRPEFFMPFGVGRRMCLGDILARMEMFMFFASMMHQFDLQMDDGDALPSLEGTVGATIAPHPFQVKFIPRSRPAPAVVCPPDHTHLRHVGAR, from the exons ATGATGACTATACTTTCTAACTCGAAGTTACTTTGGGGGTTGTGGCAAGTGGTGACGTATTGCTCCTCGCGGACGACCCTGCCATTGATGCTGACGGTCTGTGTGGCTTACCTGGTGATGCGGCTCATGAACTCAGTGCGCGAATACCGCAAGCTGCCGCCGGGACCCTGGGGACTTCCCGTCGTCGGCTATCTTCCATTCGTTGGAGTTCGACACGAGACCTTCCTGGAGCTGGCTCGCAGCTACGGTGCTCTATTTTCTACACGTCTTGGCAACCAGCTAACTGTGGTGTTAAGtgactataaaataattagagAAGCCTTTCGTCGAGAAGAGTTTACTGGCCGTCCCAGTACACCCCTCATGAATACCTTAGATGGTCTCG GAATTATAAACAGCGAGGGTCGCCTCTGGAAAAACCAACGCAGGTTTTTGCACGAAAAGCTTCGTGAATTTGGCATGACATACATGGGCAATGGAAAGAAAATTATGGAAGGAAGAATTAAG ACTGAAATTGACGAATTCATGGCGAATATCTTTCTCGCTGATGGGGCTCCAATTGATGCTAATCCACTTCTCGCATTGGGTGTTTCAAATGTTATATGTGGCATCACCATGTCGCTGCGGTTTAGCACAGGTGATGTCCGCTTCGAAAGGCTCAACCATTTGATTGAAGAAGGCATGCGATTATTTGGCGAAATTCACTATGGAGAATATGTCCCTCTATACAAT TATCTACCCGGAAAAGCACAAGTCCAGGAAAAGGTAGCCAAGAACAGGGAGGAGATGTTTTCGTTTTATCAGACTCTTATCAACGAACACAGAAGCACGCTCGACATCGAAAACGCTCGCGACCTCATAGATGTGTACctcattgaaattgaaaaagcCAAGATTGAGGGTCGGGATCGGGAGTTGTTTGAAGGACGAGATCATG AACTCCAATTAAAACAGATCCTGGGCGACTTATTCTCCGCCGGTATGGAGACGATTAAGTCGTCCCTGCTCTGGATGATTGTGTTCATGTTGAGAAATCCTGATGTCAAGAGACGTGTTCAAGAAGAAATTGATAATGTTGTTGGGCGAGAGCGTCTCCCAACCATAGAAGACATGCCGAGCCTGCCCTACACGGAGACAACTATCTTGGAGACTCTGCGCATGTCGAGCATCGTCCCATTGGCAACAGCGCACTCACCAACTAA gGATGTTAATCTCAATGGCTATCGTATTCCTGCTGGGTCACAAGTAGTGCCTTTGATCAATTGCGTCCATATGGACCCAAAACTTTGGCATGAACCCAAAACCTTCAACCCTAGCAGATTCATCGACGAAAATGGAAAGATCAGGCGGCCAGAGTTTTTTATGCCATTCGGGGTCGGAAGGCGAATGTGCCTTGGTGACATTCTTGCTCGGATGGAGATGTTTATGTTCTTCGCGAGCATGATGCACCAATTCGATCTTCAAATGGACGACGGGGATGCTCTACCATCGCTGGAGGGCACCGTGGGAGCAACGATAGCTCCCCATCCATTTCAAGTGAAATTCATACCCCGAAGTAGACCAGCCCCTGCCGTAGTCTGTCCGCCTGACCATACCCATCTACGCCACGTTGGAGCTCGCTGA